The SAR202 cluster bacterium DNA window GTTCAGCGCGTAGCCGACGCCGCAGGCGATTGCGACGTTCGCCAGCAGGTCCACCGGCTCATAGTCCAGTAGCCCGAGCGCGCTCGCAATCACAGCCCAGCCGGCGATCGCCGCAAGGTAGTAGAGCATGAGCCGGTAGAGCGTTACCCTGTTCAGCAGGTTGTCGACTATGGCCATTAGTTACTCGCTGACGTACTGTTCAAAGCCGGAAGTCGCGTATGTGACGCGACGGTTCGTGACCATGAACGCATCGAACCCCGGCAACAACTCGATGAAGTAGATCCCCTTGCGCCCCATCGCGCACGCCGCGGTCGCGAAGCGGTCCGCCTCGTACACGTCCGGGCCGATAACCCTGATGCTCGCAATCTCCGCCGCGGGCCTCTGGTTGACAGGGTCGTAGATGTGCCCTCCTCTCGCGTACGTACCCGATGTCGCAATGCCCCTATCTTCCAGCGCCACAATCTTCGCCACGCAGGCGGTATCGAAGGGGTTCCGGATTCCTACGCGCCATTTTTCACCCCCTGCGTCGTGCCCGGACACCTCAATGTCGCCGCCAATCTCTACGTAGAAGTTGCGCATCCCGCGCCGCCTCAGCAGCCGCGCCGCCTCGGAGATCGCGAGGCCTTTTACGAGGCCGGAGGGGTCCAGCTTGTCTCCCTGGCGCATGTCGAAATAGCCTTTGGTCTCCAGCGTGGTCTTTTCGCACAACTCCAGGGCGTTGCGCACCTCGCCGCAGCACTGGGCGCGAGCCATCTCACCACGGTTCAGCCGCGATATTTCGCTATCCGGCTTGTAGGTGCTGAAGACCCTGTCTACGTGCGTGAAGTAGGCCATAACGGCCTCGAAGTCCGCCGGGCGGCCGGCGCCGTCGACAATCTCCATCGCAACCGGCATGCCCATGACCGTCCCCTCGTATCTCATGCGCCCTTTGCCCTCGCGAGGACGCCGTTAAGAGCGTACAGGAATGAACAGCAGGTGACGGACGCGCCGGAGATGATCTTCACCTTGGCGGCCTGGTTCTTGAGTACCTGCGCGCGCAATCGCGGCGCGGCCTTCTGGTTGATGCCGAGTGAGGTGGGGTTGCCGTCCGGGTAGCTCAGGAAGCGCACATCGGCGATGTTGCCGTTCGCAATTACTACCTCAATCTGCACGATGCCGTAGTGGGCGTCCACCTCCTTGCTCTGGTAGACGCCGTCGATGTACGGCCCCGGCGTGGCGTTCGGCACGGGCGTCGTGGTCGGGAAGGGCGTGCGCGTGGGCGCGGGGATAGTCGGCACGGCAGTCGGCAGCTTGCTGACGTACGCAGTGGGCTCGGCCGTAACGTCCGGAATGACGACCGGCGTGGGAGTGGTGACGACGACGATCGGCGTGAAAGAGGGCGGCTCGGCCGCTGTGGAGGGCGTCGGAGACAGGGGGCCCACATCCGCGAATTCCGGCGGGGCCTCGTTGCCGCTACCCAGTCTGGTCACCAGGACCGCGGCGAAGAAAGCGGACAGCACGAAGGTGAGCTGCATGTATTTGCGCATGGCCCCATGCTACGGCCACAGCCATCAATGGGCCGCAAGCAGACACACCCGGCGCGTGAAGAAGCCGTGAAGAACACGAAGCAGGGGCCGATAAGCGGCCCCTGCTCATTAGAAGATTACTGCCCGGTTTCGAGGTTCACTTCTTCGCCGACAGGCGCTCCTTGTTGCGCTTGCCGTACTCCTGGGCCTGGCCCACGATGTCCACGCCGACAGTCTCGCTCCACGCGGCCAGGAGCTGGTTGGCGATGGGGCCGGGCTTGCCGGCGCCGATCTTGCGCTTGTCCACGTAGCTGATCGGCAGTACGCACCAGGTGGTGCTGGCGAAGAAGACCTCGTCGGCGGTGTAAACGTCGTACGGCTGCAGCTTCTCCTCGGTCACGGGGATATTGAGCTGCTTGGCCAGGTCGTAGACCATGCCGCGCGAGACCCCCTGCAGTATGCTGCGGTCGTCCGCGTTCTTGATGACGCCGTCCTTGACGATAAGGACGTTGTAGCCGGAGCCCTCCGCAATGTCGCCGTTCTCGTCACGCAGGATGGGCAGCGCGCCGGGGTCGAGGTCGTTCGCCTCCATCTCGGCGATGTTGAAGTTCATCCGGCTGTAGTGCTTGATCTTGGGGTCGAGCGCGTCCGGGTGGTACGCCTGCTGCTTCGTAATCACGGCGTGCATGCCTGTGTCGAACGACCAGTAGAAGTTCTCGAAGTCCAGCGGCGCGATGCGGATGAGCACCGTGGGGTCCTTCGCCATCCATGAGCGGCGGCCCTTGCCGCGCGTCACAGTCTGGTGGATGTTGAAGTCGCCGACCTCCTTGAGGTTCGGCATGTTGCGCTCGACGGCCTCCTCGCTCAGTCGGACCATCTCCTCCGGGGTTATGGCGCACTCGATGCGGGTGAACTTCATCGACCTGTACAGCCG harbors:
- a CDS encoding FAD:protein FMN transferase; translation: MRYEGTVMGMPVAMEIVDGAGRPADFEAVMAYFTHVDRVFSTYKPDSEISRLNRGEMARAQCCGEVRNALELCEKTTLETKGYFDMRQGDKLDPSGLVKGLAISEAARLLRRRGMRNFYVEIGGDIEVSGHDAGGEKWRVGIRNPFDTACVAKIVALEDRGIATSGTYARGGHIYDPVNQRPAAEIASIRVIGPDVYEADRFATAACAMGRKGIYFIELLPGFDAFMVTNRRVTYATSGFEQYVSE